One genomic segment of Hordeum vulgare subsp. vulgare chromosome 2H, MorexV3_pseudomolecules_assembly, whole genome shotgun sequence includes these proteins:
- the LOC123430112 gene encoding uncharacterized protein LOC123430112 — protein MAIATPRSSLIIMFVLLVSSASLVVDGGSIVKETCAKTPQPSYCEQLLKSSSASDARALAQAGVAAASKAATEAATAAKAERDKLPNNKTQWRCMDSCASGFDEATNKFKPAAGGNATGVDAGLTDVLDFIVVDEDVEKSKDWEWKWSCNECKADPTAPAGLVAKNKEFDKIMEVLPAIIKQAVEGKDNSTKSATKS, from the coding sequence ATGGCGATCGCGACGCCTCGCAGCTCCCTCATCATCATGTTCGTCCTCCTCGTCTCGTCCGCTTCCTTGGTCGTCGATGGTGGCAGCATCGTCAAGGAGACCTGCGCCAAGACGCCGCAGCCGAGCTACTGCGAGCAGCTCCTCAAGTCCAGCTCCGCGTCGGACGCGCGCGCGCTGGCCCAGGCCGGCGTCGCCGCCGCCTCTAAGGCGGCCACCGAGGCTGCTACCGCCGCCAAAGCGGAGCGGGACAAACTCCCCAACAACAAGACGCAGTGGCGGTGCATGGACAGCTGCGCGTCGGGGTTCGATGAGGCGACGAATAAGTTTAAGCCAGCCGCTGGCGGGAACGCCACGGGAGTCGACGCGGGTCTCACGGACGTGCTCGACTTCATCGTGGTGGATGAAGACGTGGAGAAGTCCAAGGACTGGGAGTGGAAGTGGAGCTGCAACGAGTGCAAGGCGGATCCCACGGCGCCGGCAGGACTCGTCGCCAAGAACAAGGAGTTCGACAAGATCATGGAGGTCCTGCCTGCCATCATCAAGCAGGCAGTCGAGGGCAAGGACAATTCCACTAAATCGGCCACCAAATCCTAG